One genomic region from Leptolyngbyaceae cyanobacterium JSC-12 encodes:
- a CDS encoding hypothetical protein (IMG reference gene:2510095224), producing the protein MEPAISVILNALAAGAQSAAAGTQSAAKDVAISETKRIYDWLKSRIQDKWIGKPDATTILNAYEKDSKSWSKEVLAQKLEESGIHKDKNVLQQANKLIQEVNTSVQITDPQVAVSSNSQETVDNSRRNSSGDTVTHGGSLDKSTRTVGSGTLVEGPLTQIKQTRLAILIGLLALALTGVVFYLIKTGKIQLPGVVLPSAPSKREPSSTSNLGQASPRSNLPPTNSSDRFLGK; encoded by the coding sequence ATGGAGCCAGCTATATCTGTCATTCTGAATGCATTAGCGGCTGGCGCTCAATCTGCTGCCGCTGGCACTCAGTCTGCTGCCAAAGATGTTGCAATCAGCGAGACGAAGCGTATTTATGATTGGCTAAAATCGCGTATTCAAGATAAATGGATTGGCAAACCTGATGCTACGACAATATTAAATGCATATGAGAAGGACTCAAAGTCTTGGTCAAAAGAAGTGCTTGCTCAGAAGTTGGAAGAGTCAGGTATTCATAAAGATAAAAACGTTCTCCAACAAGCCAATAAGCTAATTCAAGAGGTAAATACCTCAGTACAAATAACTGATCCACAAGTTGCAGTGAGTAGCAACAGCCAAGAGACTGTCGATAATAGCAGAAGAAACTCTTCAGGTGATACGGTTACACATGGCGGAAGCCTTGATAAGTCCACAAGGACTGTTGGTTCCGGGACTCTCGTTGAAGGCCCGCTCACTCAAATTAAACAAACTCGACTTGCTATATTAATCGGACTCTTAGCGTTAGCTTTAACTGGTGTTGTGTTCTACTTAATTAAAACTGGAAAAATCCAATTACCAGGAGTAGTACTACCTTCAGCTCCCTCTAAGCGCGAACCTTCCTCGACTTCAAATTTAGGGCAAGCATCTCCAAGATCCAATCTTCCTCCTACAAACTCATCCGATCGTTTTCTTGGAAAATGA
- a CDS encoding transposase (IMG reference gene:2510095225~PFAM: Insertion element protein): MVLEPVHCPTCNSTNIVKHGKTAEGKQRYKCRNSECTRHSFVLEYSYRGYLPDVKQQICEMALNGSGIRDTARVLRISPTTVIEELKKRSSS; the protein is encoded by the coding sequence ATGGTACTCGAACCTGTACACTGTCCCACTTGCAACAGCACTAACATCGTCAAACATGGCAAGACGGCTGAAGGCAAACAACGATATAAATGTCGGAATTCCGAATGCACTCGCCATAGCTTTGTTCTGGAGTATTCCTACCGAGGTTACTTACCTGATGTGAAACAACAGATTTGTGAGATGGCACTCAATGGCAGCGGAATTCGCGATACTGCACGAGTACTCAGAATTAGTCCGACTACTGTCATTGAAGAATTAAAAAAAAGATCGTCATCTTGA